One Helianthus annuus cultivar XRQ/B chromosome 12, HanXRQr2.0-SUNRISE, whole genome shotgun sequence genomic region harbors:
- the LOC110892830 gene encoding uncharacterized protein LOC110892830: MSSRPSLKAHGLKRLSDADASLLMSRFSEIEVKEVVYGCGDDKAPGPDGFNFKFIKKFWSILSADFMNIMNDFYETGFISRGVGSSFITLIPKNSAPSRLGDYRPITLIGVTSKVISKVLANRLKKSDMLRQLGFPSRWCQWVEGILVSARSSVLVNGAPTFEFDCKKGIRQGDPLSPFLFVIVMEALSSLFKKASDIGVFDGMRLPNGGPEVNHFLYVDDAMVLGKWTNFNFNNLKRILRIFIYVRAFVLISINLHYTVWG; the protein is encoded by the exons ATGTCGTCTAGGCCATCATTAAAGGCTCATGGTCTTAAAAGGCTATCTGATGCTGACGCGAGTTTGCTTATGTCTAGATTTTCAGAAATTGAAGTCAAGGAGGTGGTGTATGGGTGCGGGGATGACAAAGCACCGGGCCCGGACGGTTTTAATTTTAAGTTTATAAAGAAGTTTTGGAGCATTCTTTCAGCCGATTTTATGAATATTATGAATGATTTTTATGAGACGGGTTTCATAAGTCGGGGTGTTGGATCTTCATTCATAACTTTAATACCTAAAAATTCGGCTCCTTCGAGATTGGGAGATTATAGACCAATAACTCTCATAGGAGTGACAAGCAAGGTGATCTCTAAGGTATTGGCAAATCGGCTCAAGAAAAGTG ATATGCTTCGTCAATTGGGGTTTCCTTCACGGTGGTGTCAATGGGTCGAAGGTATTTTGGTGTCAGCTAGATCATCGGTTCTTGTCAATGGTGCTCCTACTTTTGAGTTCGATTGCAAGAAAGGTATACGTCAAGGTGATCCTCTATCGCCATTCTTGTTCGTTATTGTGATGGAGGCTTTGTCTAGCTTATTCAAAAAAGCAAGTGATATTGGGGTTTTTGATGGCATGCGTCTCCCAAATGGTGGCCCTGAGGtaaatcattttttatatgtagaCGATGCTATGGTTTTGGGGAAATGGACGAATTTCAATTTTAACAACTTAAAGAGAATCTTGAGAATATTCATATATGTTCGGGCCTTCGTATTAATATCCATAAATCTACATTATACGGTATGGGGGTAG